TTGCCCAGTCTTTTTCCCAGGGCATCCTGGGTCAATTCACATTCTTCGAGCAGGCGCTGATAATTGATTGAAATTTCTATGGCATTGAGGTCTTCGCGCTGAATATTTTCTATCAATGCAATTTCCAGCATCTCCTGGTCATCGGCTTCACGCACATAAGCGGGAATGTCTTTCAATCCTGCCAGTTTTGAAGCGCGCAGCCTTCTTTCTCCCGAAATCAACTGGTATTTATTTTTGCCCAATGCACGAAGCGTAATGGGCTGAATAACACCATGTGTTTCTATGGAATCTTTTAATTCATTGAGTTTTTCTTCATTAAACTCAGCTCTGGGTTGAAAAGGATTGATCTCAATCAGGTCGAGTGGTATGCGGCTAATGCCTGTTTTGGCAGCAATATCTTTTGAATTGAGATTTTCTGCTGCCCCCACATCATCCTCAATGCCACTTAAAAGGGCACGTATTCCTTTTCCCAATGCTTCTTTTTTAGCACTCATTTTTTAAAATCTAATATTTTATCGCCAGAATCCATTTTGGTATCATTGTTCTTTTGCAAAATCTCTCGGGCGAGATTTAAATAATTTACTGCACC
Above is a genomic segment from Chitinophagales bacterium containing:
- a CDS encoding ParB/RepB/Spo0J family partition protein, with product MSAKKEALGKGIRALLSGIEDDVGAAENLNSKDIAAKTGISRIPLDLIEINPFQPRAEFNEEKLNELKDSIETHGVIQPITLRALGKNKYQLISGERRLRASKLAGLKDIPAYVREADDQEMLEIALIENIQREDLNAIEISINYQRLLEECELTQDALGKRLGKNRSTVTNYLRLLKLPPEIQSGIRDRKLSMGHARALIALDDSIAQIDIFNQIMKRGLSVRQVENLSKNYKPKAKRNAEKNKDLPLAYRKIQDELSSVLSAKVLLKPKKGNKGEIVINYSSDEELDRLLDQLSNG